A genomic stretch from Terriglobus sp. RCC_193 includes:
- a CDS encoding DUF418 domain-containing protein, with the protein MATSSFAFDESALPVGAPEELAGPPEPSLGPVARQERIGSLDVLRGFSLMGILIMNITDFAFGFTNYALPLSMLSPVFNGPHAKANTIAWMLRWVLAEGKMRAMFSMLFGAGAVLLTERAERRGGGDRVADIFLRRNMWLVVIGMLHAFLIWNGDILFWYGITGLLFLYPMRHLKSKMLRRTAGWLLLVWVLAAGVGRSVGVYFTNKGGNDAIAKLHAGKTLTEKERKDIVDKVSQDKQWSRLRVDTEKEIADHKNYAKALGADAKDALQSEQAIQFAFPDVLIFMLLGMALYKNGFLTGEQPTKVYVWTAVIGYAISLPLGAAGAIIAWKSGFEIVKSTIWLFAPYDICRVSGALANAAVILLIVRAGALRWATKAVANVGQMALSNYLATSVICRFLFVWGPTHWYGYMTYYKVYYVMAGVWAFNLIFSAIWLRYFQFGPVEWAWRSLTYWHRQPMKLRVSAAEPAVA; encoded by the coding sequence ATGGCAACTTCGTCGTTTGCGTTTGATGAATCGGCTTTGCCTGTTGGCGCGCCGGAAGAGCTTGCGGGACCGCCCGAGCCGTCGCTTGGGCCAGTGGCTCGGCAGGAGCGCATCGGATCGCTGGATGTGCTGCGCGGCTTTTCGCTGATGGGCATCCTGATTATGAACATCACGGATTTTGCCTTTGGCTTTACCAACTATGCATTGCCGTTGAGCATGCTTTCGCCGGTATTTAATGGGCCGCATGCAAAGGCCAATACGATTGCGTGGATGTTGCGCTGGGTCCTGGCCGAAGGCAAGATGCGCGCCATGTTCAGCATGTTGTTCGGTGCAGGCGCGGTATTGCTGACGGAGCGTGCGGAGCGGCGTGGCGGCGGTGATCGCGTGGCGGATATCTTTCTTCGCCGCAATATGTGGCTGGTGGTGATTGGGATGCTGCACGCCTTCCTGATCTGGAATGGCGACATTCTTTTCTGGTACGGCATTACGGGATTGCTGTTTCTGTATCCGATGCGTCATCTGAAGTCGAAGATGCTGCGGAGGACAGCGGGATGGCTGCTGCTGGTATGGGTGTTGGCTGCCGGTGTTGGGCGTAGTGTGGGCGTGTACTTCACGAACAAGGGCGGCAATGACGCGATTGCCAAGTTGCATGCGGGCAAAACGCTGACGGAGAAGGAACGCAAAGACATCGTGGACAAGGTGTCCCAGGACAAGCAGTGGAGCCGCCTGCGTGTGGATACCGAAAAAGAGATTGCCGACCATAAGAATTACGCCAAAGCGCTGGGGGCAGATGCGAAGGATGCGTTGCAGTCAGAGCAGGCGATTCAGTTCGCGTTTCCGGATGTGCTGATCTTTATGTTGCTGGGTATGGCCCTGTACAAAAACGGATTTCTTACCGGCGAGCAGCCGACAAAGGTGTATGTGTGGACTGCTGTGATTGGCTATGCGATTTCGCTGCCGTTGGGTGCGGCTGGTGCGATCATTGCGTGGAAGAGCGGCTTTGAGATTGTGAAGTCCACCATCTGGCTCTTTGCGCCTTACGACATTTGTCGCGTGAGTGGAGCGCTGGCGAATGCCGCGGTGATCCTGTTAATTGTGCGTGCCGGTGCGTTGCGTTGGGCGACGAAGGCCGTGGCGAATGTGGGACAGATGGCGCTATCAAACTACCTGGCGACGAGTGTGATCTGCCGCTTCCTGTTTGTGTGGGGGCCAACCCACTGGTATGGCTACATGACGTATTACAAGGTGTATTACGTGATGGCGGGAGTGTGGGCGTTTAACCTGATCTTCAGCGCGATCTGGCTGCGGTATTTCCAGTTCGGGCCGGTGGAGTGGGCATGGCGTTCGCTTACGTATTGGCATCGCCAGCCGATGAAGCTGCGGGTGTCCGCAGCGGAGCCAGCGGTGGCTTAG